The DNA region GAAAGCCGCTTGTCTGGCTTACTCTGCAGACACGAGCAGATCAGATCTACGGCTTCTGTGAAGAAAGAAGGGGGAGATGTCAGGTTATTAGAAAACTTTAGGGTTGGTGTAAATGATCACATGTTTTAAGATCCTGTTTCATCATCCACATGCTCTCACCTTTGGATAGGTCTTCAGGCTGCCAGGTTCTTTTGACAATCTTGTGGAGCTCCATATGAGGGTAGCGTCCACACAGCATCCTGAACAACAGTTTGCCTAAAGAGTACACGATTGCAGGCTTGGCGTGGAACCTTCCCTTCTGATAGAACTCCGGGGGAATACAAGCCCTTGAGCCTGGAAGAAAGAGAAAGATTTAGTCCCAATGCAGTTAACTTTTTCGCTAAATATCcatattaacaaaataacttcaCATAAATTGTGGCCATTATCATACATACCCCAAAATGTTTTATAGCCAGTGTCCTTCATGCGGCTTCCAGTGCCAAAGTCCATCAGTTTGACCTGCAAGGTGTGGGGGTTGATGAGCAGGCTCTCCAGCTTGATGTTATTGTAGACTCCCCTTTCGCAGCATGCGTTGGCAGCAGTGATCACCTGGTGCATCACCACTCGTGCTTTCGCTTCGCTGATTTTGTTCCCGCAAGAGGATACAAACTGGTCCAGGCTCACAGCTGCTTTGGGATGCTCCAGCACCAGTATGTATTGGTCTGGTGCCTCATACCAGTCCAGCAGCTGTATTACTTGAGGAACCTTCGGACCTCTGCTCATCATAGTCATCAAACCGACCTCTTGTGGAACAGTCTTGTCAGATGGTTCCTGCAGGAGAGATAATAGACGTATTAGTGAGATGTGATTGAACTGAAGTGGAGACTATTTTTAACAATGTTGCGAGTGTGAACTTACAATCGTGATCCTTTCCATTGATTTGCTCTTCTTCACGCATTTGATATCCACCTGTTGACCAAGAGAAATCAAAAGTTAATACACACGATCCAGTCATGCGGCATTCATCAAATTTACATTTCAAGGGAAAAGCACAAAATCTTTCTGTTATGTCTGAAACAAACCATTCGGCAATCCGACAGACGAATTCCCTCATAGATGACTCCTGTTGATCCTTGACCAATCAAGTGATGGATTTTATAGTCCTGGGAGATTCTAcctgtaaataaaacaaagaaacaaacaatgaagtacatttttaagcataaacCAACAAAAATGTGAGCGAAGACTGCTTTAGAATAGCtctattttaataaactattattattgaaGGTGCCTTATAATGGACTGGTTCAATCAGATCAATTGTCTGATATCTATATTATAGGTATATTATGGCTTAGGTATGTTTAAAAATCTGTTCATTTATTATTCTGACACATAACTATATAGGAACTTTCTGCTGTATGGATATTGCATGCTAAATTTGATATATCATGCAGCCCCAATCTGAGCCATGTTATGGTAGTCAGACACTCAAACGTTTGAGCTTGGCATGCACGGGTCAGGTTCAGTGGTTTAAATAATCTCAAACACTTCACAACAGTACTTGCTGACATATAAACCTGGTCAGATTCAcaaaaaagcttgattagctaaaaatgattatgattaaaaatgcttttagtgcaattcttaaaaaaaaaacacttcagaaATATTTTCTTTAAGGAACATTTTTCTCATGAATACAGTTAAGTTATAGTATAGAGCTATTCGTAATAACATATTCTGTAATATGATATTTTTGTAATATGTTCACTCAGAACTTAAGTAACTATCATTATCATATGCAGTGGAGTAAAAAGCTCAATATTTAGTTTGGAATTGTTATATAACTTGTAGTGAAGTACAATGTACTTCAGGATAAAAACACCTGATAAACTGACCTGTATTTCCTTCCCAGTTGAATGTGGTTTCCTGTTCTGTTTTCCAAAAATCCGATGAGGAAGATGTGCTGTCCTCGGAAACGCTAGAGTCCTCGCTGGAAGCGTTTTCCTCATCGTTGTGGTGTTCAGCGGTCAGCGAAGACGCACAAGGCTGCCTACTGTGCACTGAAGCGCGGTCAGATTCGCTGATGCCCGCGGTACCCAGCGAAGACGCACAAGAGTGCCAACTTAACACTGATGCGCGGTCAGATTCACTAACCGGGGTGCCAAGCGAAGACGCGCACGAGTGCCAGCTGTGCATTGAATCGCGGTCGGATTCGCTGTTTCCCGCTATGGTAAGAGAAGATCCAGAAAAGTCCCAGAATTCAGTGTCGTCGTGCCGTTCAGTTTCTGTTGACGGGGTCTTCACAGGGGTCTGGATAGACACGCGCCTGTTGACCCGCTCGTCATGAACTGTCCTCGGCGACACACACGCAGCTTCGCCGTCAGGGGATCTCTGAGGCTGTGGGCTGCTCAGCTGGATCTGTGGGGCTCTGGTTCTAGTTCTCTTGAATTTCCGAGAAAACCATTTCCAGAGCCTCTTAAGTTTCTTCTCTCTTGTCTGTGGTGCTGGGCTTGGTGAAACACCAGCTCCAGTGTGAATGTGGGAGATGAACGTAGCGTTGCTCGGTCCGGCTTCGTCATCAGAACATCTCCGGTGCTCGAGGTCGCCCTCGGATGTGCACTGGTTCTGCTGGGCTTTCCCGGATTTCCGAGAGGCCCAGTTACAGAACTGTTTTACTCTCTTTCTAACTCGTCCCATTGCTTTAGGTTTCTTTCCAAACTCGAGAGAATTGTTATCAACGGCGAACTGAATATTTGTAATATCACAATCAACTGAAAACTCCATAAATCAGACGTAAAACGCAGATCTATAGTGATTCGGTGCAGCTCGCTCGAGTTGTTGTAAGAGAATGAGCCGGTCTGCCGTCTACATCATAATAAGAATACGATGGAACGTTTGACGTCATGGCTCATTTGCATACAGCAGCGCAAGGCAGCGCCATTCAAAAGAAAATAGATGTTTTCTACCGAAAATGTAAATCTTAGCtgtgtttaaaaacatttcttcTTTTCTTAAAAGTTTcttattacattttacaatatcTCGTTCGTCAAATTTCGAGCTGGAATCACTCAcaaacattaattatttattgataatCGCAATTATGTGGGGAGGGGGTGTGGTGTTTAACGCTTGATTTCCCTGAAGGTTGTCAATACGAGATGTGTGTTTGGTTGGGCGAGAGTCTTTCCTTTATATAGTGTTAAAATCGTTTGATCTGATCTGTATTAAACAATATAACTACTACTTATAAAAATATGTTCACGTAAATTTGACCCGCCCCCCTCTTTTCTCCCTCGCCCGTAATGGTTCAATCCTAGATGCATGATGGCGCCCAGCGGTGATAAACACTGTTAGTGCTCTAAAGACAcatttttcttgtgaaattggTGTTTGTGACTACATATAGCCGAAAAGTAAAGTCAGATTAGACTCATagtgtgtatttaaaataaataatcattttaatttgattgtaatgcataAATGAGCACTTCTTTAaccaaactttttcgtatgaaggggCCAAAAACCAAAAACTGAGAGCCgtggccgaaggtaaatataccaaactatagttgccatgggtagtttcctcatttatttcataatattacaaaataaatcaaaagcatTACTTTAAATTGCATTACTTAATGCAGgataacattttaaatgataacttgttgcaataaaaacataatcacatttattttgaCTTTGCTCATCAAAGTCTCTGTATTTTCAGCtaacagtatgtacatttaaacaaaatctgacttAATTTATACcatctaattaaaacatttaatttcacttagcttttaatattaaaataagcaaaggttacattaaatttgaattgacaatctcgAAACCATCTCATTCATTCTCCCTCTCCTCTCAGAttagatggtgggccaaatcaaatcttaccatgggccaactttggccctagtttgggcatctctgaacaatagttattgtgaaaagcgccatacaaataaacttgaatagaACTGAGTGTACATGCCTGTGCTGGCACATGGAAGTTGCAGGTATAGCCTACTTCAGTGGTTCTCCAACTgtggtacgtgggcttccttctagtggtacgtggaagaattaaatatgtcatatgtacatgctacatatatttcaaaatttattaaaaatgatttatatatgaatatgacatgtaataataattattatattacaaatagCCTATGtttctgaggtccaggcaacatttccagatGTTGATGAATTGGCTATACTATATgctaacactttacatttaagttcAGCACTTTTCTTTGcactttaagaacagtaacccaccattttaacttttaaaagcacattttaattaaaatgttgacatttttagttgcttgtttgtttgttttttacatataagcacagtacagtgttaatgttcagactatttatgttTAAACTGGCTGACatcaataaatattcttaataacaggaattaatctgccacgttttgaactgtgcagagctgtagctgctttactgtgCTGTACTGCGCTACTGTAtatcaatactgctcattatggtggtacttggagagacaatttgtttttgaggtggtacttgatgaaaaagtttgagaaccactggcctactTTATTAGCAGccaaaattgtaaagcaaaaagaaaacactattgctattttaaaacacttttagtaATGTTGTTATTGCTCTATATGGACTTAATTATTATGTATGATCCTTCCttgtgaatataaaaacaaatgtaaaatgtatgtgcAATGTATTTTTGTAATACGTAATTATTGCAATCTTGAAATCTCGAAAAAAACACGAATCCATTTGTGTATTGTTACAGTTTGAAAGCACAAGTGTGCTATAAAAACAACCATGCACAGTCTCATAAACCCTTTGCATGTAAAACTACATTGTTGCACAGGTTCACATCTGCTTTGTACCATCAAAACAGAAAAGCCACCGCCAATTCAAAAACTTTAGAGCTAAAATTTCAGTTATTTCCTTTCATTAAATCGAGTATTTTAATATCTCAGTCATGACAAAACTGATGATTTTGCTCACGAACAAGATTATGAAGCTATCTATAGAGTTCTTTCTCTGTTTTCACTAGATATAGTCTAgctacacacaataatacaatatGCAACAGAGAGACTGACTGAGAATGTGATCTGCCTTCATTTCTGTACTGGTTGGAAGTGTATTTTAGGAAATTCCATCATTTGCTCAAAGCCTTTAGAACTGATTATTATACATTatgatattatatatagtatattttgtATATACAGCACAAAAGAGTAATTACAAAATTGCATAAGCACAAAATAATTATCTGTGTTGCACAGCAACACCCCAAAAATAATTGTATGGGTCTAAATTAAGGTTTGtttaatgccaaaaatcattagaatatgtAAAGATTGGGTTCAAGGAGGacattttctactgtaaatataccaaaacttatttgtttgattagtaatgtgtgTTCTAATCTagtttggacaactttaaaggcggTTTTCccaatatttagttttgtttttgtttgttttttacactttCCGATTCCAGATTGTGATATATCTTGGCTAAATATTATCCTATGCTAACAACCGTACATCCGTGGAAaacttttatctattttttttgtcTCATCTTTCAAAATTTGACCCTCATCACTGTTTTTTGGGGGGATTTCCCTGCTTACTGGAGATGTATTACTGTCCTGATACTGATTGTCTTTGCATGACATTCATGTATGACTGTATTAAGAGTTGACAGTAGTTTGCAGCATACTGTGGTGTATGGTTTTAGATGACAGTATTAATCACATGCAGCATTaatattacacacacagctgt from Danio rerio strain Tuebingen ecotype United States chromosome 8, GRCz12tu, whole genome shotgun sequence includes:
- the pimr188 gene encoding Pim proto-oncogene, serine/threonine kinase, related 188 — translated: MEFSVDCDITNIQFAVDNNSLEFGKKPKAMGRVRKRVKQFCNWASRKSGKAQQNQCTSEGDLEHRRCSDDEAGPSNATFISHIHTGAGVSPSPAPQTREKKLKRLWKWFSRKFKRTRTRAPQIQLSSPQPQRSPDGEAACVSPRTVHDERVNRRVSIQTPVKTPSTETERHDDTEFWDFSGSSLTIAGNSESDRDSMHSWHSCASSLGTPVSESDRASVLSWHSCASSLGTAGISESDRASVHSRQPCASSLTAEHHNDEENASSEDSSVSEDSTSSSSDFWKTEQETTFNWEGNTGRISQDYKIHHLIGQGSTGVIYEGIRLSDCRMVDIKCVKKSKSMERITIEPSDKTVPQEVGLMTMMSRGPKVPQVIQLLDWYEAPDQYILVLEHPKAAVSLDQFVSSCGNKISEAKARVVMHQVITAANACCERGVYNNIKLESLLINPHTLQVKLMDFGTGSRMKDTGYKTFWGSRACIPPEFYQKGRFHAKPAIVYSLGKLLFRMLCGRYPHMELHKIVKRTWQPEDLSKEAVDLICSCLQSKPDKRLSLDEILHQRWFQVFILKPNYRRKD